One Chryseobacterium indoltheticum DNA segment encodes these proteins:
- the rsgA gene encoding ribosome small subunit-dependent GTPase A: MKGKIIKSTGSWYQVLETETGRIFEARIRGKFKLIKTRLTNPLAVGDFVEFQLEQDDVAWITKIEPRKNYLIRKSVNLSKEAHIIASNIDLACFIFTLKHPETSLGFLDRFLACCEAYNIKPLILFNKMDVLSEEESEIVKDIEFLYNEIGYQTLEISSYSKLNLDDLVDILKDKTSVFFGHSGCGKSTLVNAMQPNLNLRTSEISDTHLKGKHTTTFAQMHFWDFGGNVIDTPGVREFAMIDIEKEEVQHYFPEIFKKREECKYHNCMHVNEPKCAVLESLETGEIQPTRYSTYVKLMDEAEENSHNK; this comes from the coding sequence ATGAAAGGAAAAATCATTAAATCTACAGGAAGTTGGTATCAGGTTTTGGAAACAGAAACCGGAAGAATTTTTGAAGCGAGAATTCGTGGAAAATTTAAACTGATAAAAACCAGACTTACAAATCCCTTGGCTGTTGGTGATTTTGTTGAATTTCAGCTTGAACAGGATGATGTTGCCTGGATCACAAAAATAGAGCCCCGAAAAAACTATCTGATTCGAAAATCCGTAAACCTTTCAAAAGAAGCACACATAATTGCTTCAAATATCGATTTGGCGTGTTTTATTTTTACATTAAAACATCCCGAAACATCTCTCGGTTTTCTTGACCGATTTCTCGCTTGCTGCGAGGCTTATAATATAAAGCCGCTTATTTTGTTTAACAAAATGGATGTTTTGTCAGAAGAAGAATCTGAAATTGTAAAAGATATTGAATTTCTATATAACGAAATTGGGTATCAAACTTTGGAAATATCTTCTTATTCTAAACTTAATTTGGATGATCTTGTTGACATACTGAAAGATAAAACTTCTGTATTTTTTGGTCACTCGGGTTGCGGTAAATCCACATTGGTAAATGCGATGCAGCCAAACCTTAATTTGCGAACTTCAGAAATTTCTGACACTCATCTCAAAGGAAAACATACCACAACTTTTGCTCAGATGCATTTTTGGGACTTTGGTGGAAACGTGATTGATACTCCTGGTGTACGTGAGTTTGCGATGATTGATATTGAAAAAGAAGAAGTTCAGCATTATTTCCCCGAAATATTCAAGAAAAGGGAGGAGTGTAAATATCACAATTGCATGCATGTGAATGAGCCAAAGTGTGCTGTTCTAGAATCTCTGGAAACCGGAGAAATTCAGCCTACGCGATATTCTACCTATGTAAAGCTCATGGATGAGGCAGAAGAAAACTCTCACAATAAATAA
- a CDS encoding chorismate mutase: MNLTDLENSWINQFQQPLIIAGPCSAESEQQMLETAKRIKATHAQVPIFRAGIWKPRTKPNGFEGVGVIGLNWLKKVKEEYGFKTATEVANAHHVDAALKADVDILWIGARSTVNPFTVQEIAEALKGTEKIVLVKNPVNPDLALWIGALERLLGQNIKNLGAIHRGFSTYQKTKYRNNPNWQIALDFKSQFPNIPILIDPSHICGNRTGLAGITQEALNVGYQGAIIESHYNPDEAWSDASQQITPEVLGEMISNLKVRSTGLAGFDDEMGRHRTLISDLDFQVIELLSQRMRISEKIGKLKKENDIAIFQPDRWKVITEYAAQKASETGMSQDFIEKVFKAIHEESIEVQNNIMINK; encoded by the coding sequence ATGAATTTAACAGATTTGGAAAACAGCTGGATTAATCAGTTTCAGCAGCCACTCATCATCGCCGGGCCATGTAGCGCAGAAAGCGAGCAGCAAATGCTGGAAACAGCCAAAAGAATTAAAGCAACCCATGCACAAGTTCCTATTTTCCGTGCAGGAATCTGGAAACCAAGAACAAAACCGAATGGCTTTGAAGGTGTTGGCGTAATTGGTCTAAACTGGCTAAAAAAAGTAAAGGAAGAATATGGTTTTAAAACCGCAACTGAAGTTGCCAATGCTCATCACGTAGATGCTGCATTGAAAGCAGATGTTGATATTTTATGGATCGGTGCACGTTCTACAGTGAACCCTTTTACCGTTCAGGAAATTGCAGAAGCATTAAAAGGAACTGAAAAAATAGTTTTGGTAAAAAATCCTGTAAATCCTGATTTAGCTTTATGGATTGGTGCTTTAGAAAGGCTTTTGGGGCAGAATATTAAAAATCTGGGAGCCATTCACAGAGGTTTTTCTACATACCAAAAAACAAAATACAGAAACAACCCAAACTGGCAGATTGCATTAGACTTTAAAAGTCAGTTTCCCAATATTCCTATTTTAATTGATCCTTCACACATTTGTGGAAACCGTACAGGATTGGCAGGAATCACTCAGGAAGCTTTGAATGTAGGTTACCAGGGCGCTATTATTGAATCACATTATAATCCTGATGAAGCATGGAGTGATGCTTCACAACAGATTACTCCGGAAGTTTTGGGTGAGATGATTTCTAATCTTAAAGTAAGAAGCACAGGATTGGCTGGCTTCGATGATGAAATGGGCAGACACAGAACCTTGATTTCTGATCTTGATTTTCAGGTTATCGAATTGCTTTCCCAAAGAATGAGAATTTCTGAAAAAATCGGAAAACTAAAAAAAGAGAATGATATTGCTATTTTCCAGCCCGACCGTTGGAAAGTGATTACCGAATATGCTGCACAAAAAGCTTCAGAAACAGGAATGTCACAAGATTTTATTGAAAAAGTATTCAAAGCAATTCACGAAGAATCTATTGAGGTTCAAAACAATATTATGATTAATAAATAA
- the dnaX gene encoding DNA polymerase III subunit gamma/tau encodes MENFIVSARKYRPQQFDTVVGQSHITDTLEHAIEENQLAQALLFCGPRGVGKTTCARILARKINEKDGSVSEDGFAYNIYELDAASNNSVDDIRELIDQVRFAPQVGQYKVYIIDEVHMLSSAAFNAFLKTLEEPPAHAIFILATTEKHKIIPTILSRCQIYDFKRITILDIQQHLRGIAEKENVKYEDDALYLIAQKADGALRDALSIFDRLSTFSQKNITLAKAAEVLNILDYDQYLKIVDLAKENKIPEILFAFNEIVKRGFDPHLFIAGLGNHFRDLMMAQNSSTIDLIEVGEQTKVKFVEQGQKWSPQNLIDGIEICNHADINYKNSKNPRLTVEIALMQLSSLSAGGETAKKKSL; translated from the coding sequence ATGGAAAATTTTATCGTATCTGCAAGAAAATACCGCCCTCAACAGTTTGATACCGTTGTTGGGCAATCTCATATCACAGATACTTTAGAACACGCTATTGAAGAAAATCAGTTGGCTCAGGCTCTTTTGTTCTGTGGGCCGCGTGGCGTTGGTAAAACTACATGTGCCAGAATTCTGGCAAGAAAAATCAACGAAAAAGACGGTTCTGTCTCCGAGGATGGTTTTGCTTATAATATTTATGAGCTTGATGCGGCATCCAATAACTCTGTTGATGATATTCGTGAACTGATTGATCAGGTACGTTTTGCACCGCAAGTTGGGCAATACAAAGTGTATATCATTGATGAGGTTCACATGTTGTCTTCCGCTGCATTTAATGCATTTCTTAAGACATTAGAAGAACCTCCAGCTCATGCTATATTCATCTTGGCAACAACCGAAAAGCATAAAATTATTCCAACTATTTTATCGCGTTGTCAGATTTATGATTTTAAGAGAATCACGATTCTTGATATCCAGCAACATTTACGAGGTATTGCAGAAAAAGAAAATGTAAAGTACGAAGATGATGCATTGTATCTGATTGCACAAAAGGCTGATGGTGCATTGAGAGATGCTCTTTCGATTTTTGACAGACTTTCTACTTTTTCTCAAAAAAATATTACTCTTGCAAAAGCTGCTGAAGTACTCAATATTTTAGATTATGATCAATATTTGAAAATTGTTGATCTTGCTAAAGAAAATAAAATTCCGGAAATACTTTTTGCTTTTAACGAAATTGTAAAAAGAGGTTTTGATCCACATTTATTTATTGCCGGACTTGGAAACCATTTCCGAGATCTGATGATGGCTCAAAATTCTTCAACAATAGATTTAATTGAAGTCGGTGAGCAGACTAAAGTAAAATTCGTAGAGCAGGGGCAAAAATGGAGTCCGCAAAATCTAATCGACGGAATCGAAATCTGCAATCACGCAGATATCAATTATAAAAACTCAAAAAACCCCAGACTTACCGTAGAAATTGCCTTAATGCAATTATCGTCTCTTTCAGCCGGTGGCGAAACAGCTAAAAAAAAAAGTTTATAA
- a CDS encoding TetR/AcrR family transcriptional regulator — protein sequence MPRKVVQGPIRDKEKTKQKLLNAVGKILKTKGYSGLMVSKIAAVAGFDKKLIYEYFGSTDKLIDEYIKSQDYWSKFEPASDIDLSDGGKEMSKQAILNQFESLKKNKELQKILVWEMSESRPVLKKLLDQREEVGEELFKNITDPHFGDKAEEYRAITAILVAGIYHLNLYTGYNGNTFCGIEMKTEEGRKKIEKALVDIIDYAYSK from the coding sequence ATGCCCAGAAAAGTTGTACAAGGTCCGATTAGAGACAAAGAAAAAACAAAACAAAAACTACTGAATGCAGTAGGGAAGATTTTGAAAACTAAAGGATATTCAGGATTAATGGTGAGCAAAATTGCTGCTGTTGCCGGTTTTGATAAAAAACTAATCTATGAATATTTCGGAAGCACAGACAAATTAATTGATGAATACATTAAATCACAAGATTACTGGAGCAAATTTGAGCCAGCAAGTGATATTGATTTATCTGACGGTGGAAAAGAAATGTCTAAACAGGCGATTCTAAACCAGTTTGAAAGCTTAAAGAAAAATAAAGAACTACAGAAGATCTTAGTTTGGGAAATGTCTGAGAGCAGACCTGTTCTTAAAAAACTTCTGGATCAGAGAGAAGAAGTAGGAGAAGAGCTCTTCAAAAACATTACAGATCCTCATTTTGGTGATAAAGCTGAAGAGTACAGAGCTATTACAGCAATCTTGGTAGCTGGTATTTATCATTTGAATCTTTACACCGGTTACAACGGAAATACTTTCTGCGGAATTGAGATGAAAACTGAGGAAGGTAGAAAGAAGATTGAAAAAGCACTGGTAGATATTATAGACTACGCTTACAGTAAATAA
- a CDS encoding MBL fold metallo-hydrolase: MKIIPIKEGNFIADQSKNFKILEGNPHSKGIKMSIQAFLIITENDYILLDTGLGWKNNEGELIINEVLEKENVQNTQITKVLLSHLHKDHINGTLVRTDSGFESNFPNAKIYIQKRELDFAFESRGNPSFDFEILEALIQQPNIVWMNDDQGKINNEIYYEVVGGHTPFLQVFKIVENNEIAFYGADNLPQESYLKYHVAYKSDFDGKKAMQLRIKWQKEAIENNWKILLYHDLEKSILRL, translated from the coding sequence ATGAAAATTATTCCTATAAAAGAAGGTAATTTTATTGCCGATCAATCTAAAAATTTTAAAATTCTCGAAGGAAATCCGCATTCCAAAGGAATTAAAATGTCTATTCAGGCTTTTTTAATCATAACCGAAAATGATTATATCCTTTTGGATACAGGCTTAGGCTGGAAAAATAATGAAGGTGAATTGATAATAAATGAAGTTTTAGAAAAAGAAAATGTTCAGAATACCCAAATTACGAAGGTTCTTCTTTCTCACTTACACAAAGATCATATTAACGGAACTTTAGTGAGAACAGATTCGGGTTTTGAATCTAATTTTCCTAATGCTAAAATTTATATTCAAAAAAGAGAACTAGACTTTGCCTTTGAGAGCCGTGGAAATCCATCATTCGATTTTGAAATTTTAGAAGCACTCATTCAGCAACCGAATATTGTCTGGATGAATGATGATCAGGGAAAAATAAATAATGAGATTTATTATGAAGTAGTAGGCGGTCATACCCCTTTTTTGCAGGTTTTCAAAATTGTTGAGAATAATGAAATTGCTTTTTATGGTGCCGATAATCTGCCACAAGAATCTTATTTAAAATATCATGTTGCTTACAAAAGTGATTTTGATGGTAAAAAAGCAATGCAGCTCCGCATAAAATGGCAAAAAGAAGCCATTGAAAATAACTGGAAAATTCTTCTCTATCATGATCTTGAAAAGAGTATTTTGCGGTTATAA
- a CDS encoding aldo/keto reductase, with protein sequence MEKRQIKNTDLLVAPVNFGGNVFGWTLNEKESFDILDQFTAGGFNFIDTADTYSWWVNGKGGQSEEIIGKWMKERNNRNDLVIATKVGSETKEHGFDISKKHILKSVDESLARLQTDHIDLYYTHFDDQKTPVEETLEAYDEIIKAGKVRYIAASNLSPERLKESFEVAEKNNLPKYVALQPHYNLLEREKFESQYADLVKEYDLSVFTYWSLAAGFLTGKYRSEDDLNKSARGEGVRKYLDDKGLNVVKALDEISTRLETTQASVALAWLLANSLVTAPIVSATSESQLKTLFAAPELKLGSEDVELLNKVSQY encoded by the coding sequence ACAAATAAAGAATACTGATCTTTTGGTAGCACCTGTCAATTTTGGCGGAAATGTTTTTGGATGGACTTTAAATGAAAAAGAGTCTTTTGATATTTTGGATCAGTTTACAGCTGGAGGTTTTAATTTTATTGATACAGCCGACACCTATTCATGGTGGGTAAATGGAAAAGGCGGTCAGTCAGAAGAAATTATCGGAAAATGGATGAAAGAAAGAAACAATCGAAATGATCTTGTAATTGCAACGAAAGTAGGTTCAGAAACCAAAGAACATGGTTTTGATATAAGTAAAAAGCATATCCTAAAGTCGGTTGATGAGTCTCTTGCTCGACTTCAGACCGATCATATTGATCTTTATTATACACATTTTGACGATCAGAAAACTCCTGTTGAAGAAACTTTAGAAGCATATGATGAAATTATTAAAGCTGGAAAAGTGAGATATATTGCTGCATCAAACCTTTCACCTGAAAGACTGAAAGAATCTTTTGAAGTTGCAGAGAAAAATAACCTTCCTAAATATGTTGCATTACAGCCACATTATAATTTGCTTGAAAGAGAAAAATTTGAATCTCAATATGCTGATCTTGTCAAAGAATACGACTTGAGTGTGTTTACTTACTGGTCTTTGGCGGCAGGTTTTCTTACCGGAAAATATCGCAGTGAAGATGATCTGAATAAAAGCGCAAGAGGAGAGGGCGTCAGAAAATATTTAGATGACAAAGGTTTGAATGTTGTAAAAGCATTAGATGAAATCAGTACTAGATTAGAAACCACTCAGGCTTCTGTTGCATTAGCTTGGCTTTTAGCAAATTCTTTAGTAACAGCTCCAATTGTAAGCGCAACCAGCGAATCTCAACTGAAAACTTTATTTGCTGCTCCTGAGTTAAAACTAGGTTCTGAAGATGTTGAGCTTTTAAATAAAGTGAGTCAATATTAA